Proteins encoded together in one Carya illinoinensis cultivar Pawnee chromosome 3, C.illinoinensisPawnee_v1, whole genome shotgun sequence window:
- the LOC122303169 gene encoding xyloglucan galactosyltransferase XLT2: protein MLPISGHASFETIKKPKTPELLDRKNSPANKLNSAFLPIHHAHSRIWLLLTILSIQVLLLFTLRSLPISLSLSHPRPSEYVQDSLSADPNRDQCGSGRIFVYDLPVTFNSEILANCDDLNPWNSRCEALVNDGFGRSATGLVGVVPKQLASAWYWTDQFVSEIIFHNRVLKHKCRVLEPENATAFYIPFYAGLAVGKYLWSNSSAKERDRHCEMMLKWVQEKPYYKRSNGWDHFLTMGRISWDFRRSKDEDWGSSCIYMRRMRNITRLLIERNPWDYFDVGVPYPTGFHPRSDSDVTAWQRFVRDRNRTSLFSFAGATRGAVRNDFRGILLRQCNGTDACTIVDCAGSRCSNGTSAILETFLSSDFCLQPRGDSFTRRSLFDCMVAGSIPVFFWKRTAYYQYEWFLPGEPDSYSVFIDRNAVKNGTSVKEVLERYSREEVRKMREKVIDYIPKIVYARPQEGLETVKDAFDVAIEGVLRRFKEQEEWGFKW, encoded by the coding sequence ATGCTTCCCATTTCCGGTCACGCTTCCTTCGAAACTATCAAGAAACCCAAAACCCCCGAGTTATTAGACCGCAAGAACTCACCGGCCAACAAGCTCAACTCGGCTTTTCTTCCTATCCACCATGCCCATTCACGCATTTGGCTCCTCCTCACCATCCTCTCCATCCAGGTACTCCTTCTCTTCACACTCCGGTCTCTTCctatctccctctccctctcccaccCTCGCCCCAGCGAATACGTCCAGGATTCCTTATCCGCGGACCCGAATCGAGATCAATGTGGATCGGGTCGAATATTCGTGTACGATCTCCCCGTAACATTCAACTCTGAGATTCTAGCCAATTGTGATGACTTGAACCCGTGGAACTCTCGCTGCGAAGCGCTGGTCAATGATGGCTTCGGCCGGAGTGCCACCGGGCTTGTCGGGGTCGTGCCGAAGCAATTGGCTTCGGCGTGGTACTGGACGGACCAGTTTGTGTCAGAGATCATTTTCCACAATCGGGTCTTGAAGCACAAGTGTCGGGTCCTAGAGCCGGAAAATGCTACGGCGTTCTACATACCGTTCTACGCTGGACTGGCGGTGGGTAAGTATCTTTGGTCGAATTCGAGCGCCAAGGAACGCGATCGCCACTGCGAGATGATGTTGAAGTGGGTTCAGGAGAAACCCTATTACAAGAGATCCAACGGCTGGGATCACTTCCTCACCATGGGGCGCATCTCGTGGGACTTCCGGCGGTCGAAAGACGAGGACTGGGGTTCTAGCTGTATCTACATGCGCCGGATGCGGAATATCACGCGCCTCCTGATCGAGCGGAACCCGTGGGACTACTTTGACGTCGGTGTGCCTTACCCCACGGGATTCCACCCCAGGTCAGACTCCGACGTTACAGCATGGCAGCGCTTCGTCCGCGACCGTAACCGCACAAGCCTATTCTCTTTCGCCGGGGCGACACGTGGCGCCGTCAGGAACGACTTCAGGGGGATATTGCTCAGGCAGTGCAACGGGACGGACGCGTGTACGATCGTGGACTGCGCGGGGTCTCGCTGCTCCAACGGTACATCGGCTATCCTGGAAACGTTCTTGAGCTCCGACTTCTGTCTACAGCCGAGGGGTGACAGCTTCACCCGCAGATCGCTATTCGACTGCATGGTTGCCGGGTCGATCCCTGTTTTCTTTTGGAAGCGAACCGCCTATTATCAGTACGAGTGGTTTTTACCGGGCGAACCGGATAGTTACTCGGTCTTTATTGACCGAAACGCCGTAAAGAACGGGACGTCTGTGAAGGAAGTGCTGGAGAGGTATAGCAGGGAGGAGGtgaggaaaatgagagagaaagtgaTCGATTATATACCGAAAATAGTGTATGCAAGACCTCAGGAGGGGTTGGAGACGGTAAAGGATGCATTTGATGTGGCCATTGAGGGGGTGCTACGGAGGTTCAAGGAACAAGAGGAGTGGGGATTCAAGTGGTAA
- the LOC122303170 gene encoding embryo-specific protein ATS3B — MNKPLLFLLPFAFIFILSEAKSSRLQPQAAAESFNISYIQSAASCSYTAVITTSCSSTRYTRDQISISFGDAYGNQIYAPRLDDPSSRAFERCSTDTYQINGPCAYQICYLYLYRTGPDGWKPKSVKIYGYNSRAVTFYYDVFIPSDIWYGFNLCQSASSSGRHSGRKWFMYVVLGLTVGALM; from the exons atgaaCAAACCTCTACTTTTTCTGCTCCCGTTTGCCTTCATCTTTATCCTCTCAGAAGCCAAATCTTCCAGGCTACAGCCCCAAGCTGCGGCAGAATCCTTCAATATCAGCTATATCCAG AGTGCGGCGAGCTGTTCTTACACGGCTGTTATAACAACAAGCTGTTCCTCAACAAGGTACACCCGAGATCAGATCAGTATCTCTTTTGGCGACGCTTATGGCAATCAG ATTTATGCACCGAGGCTGGACGATCCATCGTCGAGGGCATTTGAACGGTGTTCAACGGATACATATCAGATAAACGGACCTTGTGCCTACCAGATCTGTTATCTGTATCTGTATCGTACGGGACCAGATGGTTGGAAACCTAAGAGTGTGAAAATCTATGGCTATAACAGCAGAGCTGTTACGTTTTACTATGATGTCTTTATCCCAAGTGATATCTGGTATGGATTTAATCTGTGTCAGAGTGCGTCTTCCTCGGGTCGCCATTCTGGTCGGAAATGGTTCATGTATGTTGTACTAGGGCTTACTGTTGGTGCTCTGATGTGA